From the Pseudopipra pipra isolate bDixPip1 chromosome 22, bDixPip1.hap1, whole genome shotgun sequence genome, one window contains:
- the PER3 gene encoding period circadian protein homolog 3 isoform X4, which yields MDAGEGRGGSAEHGAGQCPGAGREPAAAPRGAAGARCTACAGTDCGGTELHNPESSGGSAAGKANSEQLNWSQSHRDLLMMIQEMKRCLPEEKRNSSKSSTISALNYALQCVQQVRANNDFFQALNDRRVFQTDVVTYSIEELVAVASEHTPKNTDTFVAVFSLLSGRIVHISEQAASILNYKKKVLDSSRFVELLVPQDVSVFYTHTDHSHLPLWNMESETASLYEYAQVKSFFCRIRGGKDQEQETRCYPFRITPYLVHVCTSVHVDAESCCLALAEKIHSGYEAPRIPMDKRIFTTTHTPGCVFLDIDDRAVPLLGYLPQDLIGTSILMYLHPEDRPLMITVHRKILKFAGQPPFEHLPIRFCTQNGDYVILDTSWSSFVNPWSRKVVFIIGRHKVRTPLNEDVFAVRSKEMSSVEKEIRELQGQIYKLLLQPVHSNVSSGYGSLGSSGSYEHYISIASSSDSNGNCAEEIQEPMTLQQVCADVNRIKNLGQQLYIASRSKPQNGNEQAVSSEVLGGKRHTASCFLQTLRSDSTEEPGNTFYDDPKKTPHIPSYQQINCVDSIIRYLESCSIPALKRKCKSSANTSSSSSEDDKQVQQSQQEVQALEDTAILSAVKSHTPISADLEEALKDQRTAGMVGAPLADLTLSNKAPSVVSVTSQCSYSSTIVHVPHPESEVTTMEDTAVGSEQIELPPVNAQSPAMLPEDLKPVGLTKETLSAHTQKEEQNYVDRFRQRILLSPFRTYFQQGSRSNNRHSCGQGDSPSKQMSPASCKKGRHGKLKRQKPQRHSSDSQSSSKNRNNLPCEKRAIQKQLFSPSEVSSLGSSSFNVHSPAGFPVYLDPLSSFPASSAGEELALHSLQPESLPSSQLCCKAQSCPALYPPSLGTFMAVFFQSFPTCVQMPQNVFLPNPQCAYPPSSYPCTTLPPAPSPCAPSPLAPHCVDQPFPASFHTSREDQQEGQCDQALLLSSSRSSSPLQLNLLQEELPKPMELSISADVKPHAEDKCDNDPEDSDNSASHEFPDHSLYEDSQLGSGSAASGSGSALSGSLGSSFNESSGCGTAGSGKSRKYFAGNYSSETSKEKRKQEAEEKGTAYKSKHESAWVMMDHTPERVLMNYQMPNRIKEEVLKQDLEKLAVMQKQQPWFTDGQKQELAEVHTWIRTQTVPLQISTQGCVTCDNREASCEAVLADGNMENKGKPPPLLQH from the exons ATGGACGCGGGCGAAGGCCGAGGGGGCAGCGCGGAGCACGGCGCCGGTCAGTGCCCGGGGGCCGGGCGGGAgccggcggcggcgccgcgggGCGCTGCGGGCGCTCGGTGCACGGCATGTGCGGGAACCGACTGCGGCGGGACGGAGCTCCACAACCCCGAGTCCAGCGGCGGCTCGGCCGCCGGCAAAGCCAACAG TGAGCAGCTGAATTGGAGCCAGTCTCACAGAGATCTGCTGATGATGATCCAAGAAATGAAAAGGTGTTTGcctgaagagaaaaggaattcCAGCAAGTCCAGCACCATCAGTGCTCTCAACTACGCCTTGCAGTGTGTCCAGCAGGTCCGAG cAAACAATGACTTTTTCCAGGCTCTGAATGACCGAAGAGTGTTTCAGACTGATGTGGTGACATACAGCATAGAAGAGTTGGTGGCAGTTGCATCTGAACACACTCCAAAAAACACT GACACATTTGTGgctgtattttctttgctttctggaCGCATAGTACATATTTCTGAGCAGGCAGCATCTATCCTAAACTATAAGAAGAAAGTGTTGGACTCCTCCCGGTTTGTAGAGTTGCTTGTCCCTCAGGATGTGAGTGTGTTCTACACACACACTGATCACTCTCACCTGCCGCTTTGGAACATGGAAAGTGAAACAG CTTCTCTGTATGAATATGCCCAGGTGAAATCCTTTTTCTGCAGGATCAG GGGTGGTAAAGACCAAGAACAAGAAACACGTTGTTACCCCTTCCGAATCACCCCATACTTGGTCCATGTGTGTACTTCTGTCCATGTGGATGCAGAATCCTGCTGCTTAGCTTTGGCTGAGAAAATTCACTCTGGATATGAAG ctCCTCGAATTCCTATGGATAAAAGAATCTTCACCACCACTCACACCCCTGGATGTGTTTTTCTGGACATAGATGACAG AGCAGTGCCTTTGTTGGGTTACTTACCTCAAGATTTAATTGGAACATCCATATTGATGTATTTGCACCCGGAAGATCGTCCTTTGATGATTACTGTTCACCGGAAAA tactgaAATTTGCTGGCCAACCCCCTTTTGAACATTTACCTATTAGATTCTGTACTCAAAATGGGGATTATGTCATACTGGATACCAGCTGGTCCAGTTTTGTGAATCCTTGGAGCAGGAAAGTAGTGTTCATCATTGGCCGACACAAAGTCCGGAC CCCTCTGAATGAAGATGTCTTTGCTGTAAGAAGTAAAGAAATGAGCAGCGTGGAGAAAGAAATAAGAGAATTGCAAGGACAAATTTAcaaactgctgctgcag CCAGTTCACAGCAATGTTTCCAGTGGTTACGGAAGCCTTGGAAGCAGTGGCTCTTACGAGCACTATATCAGCATAGCTTCTTCAAGTGACTCCAATGGGAATTGTGCAGAGGAAATACAGGAACCA ATGACATTGCAACAAGTTTGTGCAGATGTCAACCGAATAAAGAATCTGGGACAGCAGCTATATATTGCATCAAGGAGCAAGCCACAGAATGGAAATGAACAGGCTGTGAGCTCAGAAGTGCTAGGAG GGAAGAGGCACACtgcttcctgttttcttcagacATTGAGAAGTGATAGCACAGAAGAACCAGGCAACACATTTTATGATGATCCAAAGAAGACTCCGCATATTCCTTCCTATCAGCAGATCAATTGTGTCGATAGTATCATCAG ATATCTAGAGAGCTGCAGTATTCCAGCAttgaaaaggaaatgtaaatCATCTGCAAatacatcatcatcatcttcagaaGATGACAAACAAGTCCAGCAAAGTCAGCAGGAAGTCCAGGCATTGGAAG ATACTGCTATCCTGTCAGCAGTTAAGTCCCACACTCCAATATCTGCTGATCTGGAAGAGGCCTTGAAAGACCAGAGAACTGCAGGCATGGTGGGAGCTCCTCTGGCAGACCTGACCCTGTCCAACAAGGCTCCAAGTGTGGTGTCTGTCACCAGCCAGTGCAGCTACAGCAGCACTATAGTGCACGTCCCACACCCTGAATCAG AAGTGACTACAATGGAGGATACTGCTGTTGGAAGTGAACAAATTGAACTGCCTCCTGTAAATGCTCAGAGTCCTGCTATGTTGCCTGAGGACTTAAAGCCAGTTGGGCTAACAAAGGAGACATTGTCAGCCCACACTCAAAAGGAGGAACAGAACTATGTTGACAGGTTCCGACAGAGGATCTTGCTTTCTCCATTTAGGACTTACTTTCAACAAGGAAGCAGAAGTAACAACAGACATTCCTGTGGCCAAG gAGATTCCCCTTCAAAGCAGATGAGCCCAGCTAGCTGTAAAAAGGGCAGACATGGAAAATTGAAGCGCCAGAAACCTCAGAGACATTCCTCAGATAGCCAGTCTTCtagtaaaaatagaaataatctTCCATGTGAGAAGAGAGCAATTCAGAAACAGTTGTTCTCTCCCTCAGAAGTGTCCTCTCTGGGCTCCTCCAGTTTCAATGTCCATTCTCCTGCGGGGTTTCCTGTCTATTTGGATCCACTCTCTAGTTTTCCAGCCTCTTCTGCAGGAGAGGAACTTGCCCTTCACTCATTACAACCTGAGTCCTTGCCATCATCACAACTATGCTGTAAAGCACAGTCATGCCCAGCCCTTTATCCCCCAAGCCTAGGCACATTTATGGCTGTATTTTTTCAGAGTTTCCCCACGTGTGTTCAGATGCCTCAAAATGTCTTTCTTCCTAACCCTCAGTGTGCTTATCCCCCCTCTTCATATCCATGCACTACACTACCTCCAGCCCCCTCTCCTTGTGCACCATCACCACTAGCACCACACTGTGTGGATCAGCCCTTTCCAGCTTCTTTTCACACATCCAGGGAGGACCAGCAAGAGGGCCAGTGTGACCAGGCcctcctgctgagcagctcacGGAGCAGCTCCCCACTTCAGCTGAATTTGCTTCAAGAAGAGCTGCCAAAGCCCATGGAACTTTCCATTAGTGCTGATGTTAAACCACATGCAGAAGATAAATGT GACAATGATCCAGAAGATAGTGATAACAGTGCTTCTCATGAATTTCCTGACCACAGTCTGTACGAGGACTCCCAGTTGGGTTCAGGTTCAGCAGCATCAGGCAGTGGATCAGCTTTATCTGGTTCTTTAGGCTCTAGCTTCAATGAGTCTTCTGGTTGTGGCACAG CAGGTagtgggaaaagcagaaagtattTTGCCGGTAATTATTCTTCTGAAACTTCCAAAGAAAAGAGGAagcaagaagcagaagaaaaagggacAGCTTATAAATCGAAACATGAGTCAGCCTGGGTGATGATGGATCATACACCTGAGCGAGTTCTAATGAATTACCAAATGCCAAACAG AATTAAAGAGGAAGTTTTAAAGCAGGATCTGGAGAAGCTGGCAGTCATGCAAAAACAGCAGCCTTGGTTTACAGATGGGCAAAAGCAGGAGCTTGCAGAGGTGCATACGTGGATCCGGACCCAGACTGTCCCGCTGCAGATCAGCACCCAG GGCTGTGTTACATGTGACAACAGGGAAGCAAGTTGTGAGGCTGTACTGGCTGATGGCAATATGGAAAACAAGGGAAAACCACCTCCACTCCTGCAACACTGA